A genomic window from Klebsiella quasipneumoniae subsp. quasipneumoniae includes:
- the dacC gene encoding serine-type D-Ala-D-Ala carboxypeptidase, whose amino-acid sequence MMHDAFSLRGLAAGCALLFLVAPAVQAAEQLPDAPSIDARAWILMDYASGKVLSEGNADEKLDPASLTKIMTSYVVGQAIKAGKIKLTDMVTVGRDAWATGNPALRGSSVMFLKPGMQVSVEDLNKGVIIQSGNDASIAIADYVAGSQDAFVSLMNGYAKKMGLTNTTFMTVHGLDAPGQFSTARDMALLTKAMIHDVPEEYAVHKEKEFTFNKIRQPNRNRLLWSTNLNADGVKTGTTAGAGYNLVSSATQGDMRLIAVVLGTKTDRIRFNESEKLLTWGFRFYETVTPIKPDATFVTQRVWFGDSSEAKLGAGEAGSITLPKGQLKNLKASYTLNQPQLTAPLEKGQVVGTIDFKLNDKTIEQRPLIVMEPVKEGGFFSRMIDFVLMKLHGWFGSWFS is encoded by the coding sequence ATGATGCATGACGCTTTTTCCCTTCGCGGCCTCGCGGCAGGTTGCGCGCTGTTATTTCTTGTCGCACCTGCGGTGCAGGCTGCAGAACAACTCCCCGACGCCCCTTCGATTGACGCTCGCGCCTGGATCCTGATGGACTACGCCAGCGGGAAGGTGCTGAGCGAAGGCAATGCCGATGAAAAACTCGACCCGGCCAGTCTGACGAAGATCATGACCAGCTACGTGGTGGGGCAGGCGATAAAAGCGGGAAAAATTAAACTGACCGATATGGTGACCGTCGGGCGCGATGCCTGGGCGACCGGCAACCCGGCGCTGCGCGGTTCATCGGTGATGTTCCTCAAGCCCGGCATGCAGGTTTCAGTAGAAGATCTGAACAAAGGGGTCATCATTCAGTCCGGTAACGACGCCAGCATTGCCATTGCGGACTACGTGGCGGGCAGCCAGGACGCTTTCGTCAGCCTGATGAACGGCTACGCCAAAAAAATGGGGCTGACCAACACCACCTTTATGACCGTCCACGGCCTCGATGCGCCGGGGCAGTTCAGTACCGCCCGCGATATGGCGTTACTGACCAAAGCGATGATCCACGACGTACCGGAAGAGTACGCGGTACATAAAGAGAAAGAGTTTACCTTTAATAAAATTCGCCAGCCAAACCGTAACCGCCTGCTGTGGAGCACCAACCTCAACGCCGATGGCGTGAAAACCGGGACCACCGCCGGGGCCGGCTATAACCTGGTTTCTTCGGCCACTCAGGGCGATATGCGTCTGATTGCCGTGGTGCTGGGGACCAAAACCGACCGCATTCGCTTTAACGAGTCGGAAAAACTGCTAACCTGGGGCTTCCGCTTCTATGAAACCGTGACGCCGATTAAACCGGATGCCACCTTCGTCACCCAGCGCGTGTGGTTTGGCGACAGCAGCGAAGCGAAACTGGGGGCCGGCGAAGCGGGCTCTATCACCCTGCCGAAGGGCCAGCTGAAAAACCTGAAAGCCAGCTACACCTTAAACCAGCCGCAGCTTACCGCGCCGCTGGAGAAGGGGCAGGTGGTCGGGACTATCGACTTTAAGCTGAATGATAAAACCATCGAGCAGCGCCCGCTGATCGTCATGGAGCCGGTGAAAGAGGGCGGCTTCTTCAGCCGGATGATCGACTTCGTACTGATGAAACTGCACGGCTGGTTCGGCAGCTGGTTCTCCTGA
- a CDS encoding glutathione S-transferase family protein, translated as MITLWGRNNSTNVKKVRWVLEELDLPYEQILAGLEFGLNRDPEYLAMNPNGLVPLLKDDATGVVLWESNTIIRYLAAQYGADRLWLAAPAQRAQGDKWMDWSNGTLSPAHRPVLMGLVRTPPEQRDPAAIAAGISACEALFAMLDDELAKTPWLSGEQFGLGDIAVAPFVYNLLSILDSWQPRPHLQRWYQQISQRPAWREVVQIPVT; from the coding sequence ATGATTACACTGTGGGGACGTAATAACTCGACCAACGTGAAGAAAGTGCGCTGGGTGCTGGAGGAGCTGGATCTGCCGTATGAGCAAATCCTCGCCGGGCTGGAGTTTGGTCTCAATCGTGACCCGGAATATCTGGCGATGAACCCCAACGGGCTGGTGCCGCTGTTAAAGGACGACGCCACCGGGGTGGTGTTGTGGGAATCAAATACGATTATTCGCTACCTTGCCGCCCAGTATGGCGCTGACCGTCTGTGGCTGGCCGCGCCGGCGCAGCGCGCGCAAGGCGATAAGTGGATGGACTGGTCCAACGGCACGCTCTCTCCCGCCCATCGCCCGGTATTAATGGGTCTGGTGAGGACGCCGCCGGAGCAACGCGACCCGGCGGCCATCGCCGCGGGGATCAGCGCCTGCGAAGCGCTGTTCGCCATGCTGGATGACGAGCTGGCGAAAACGCCGTGGCTCTCCGGCGAGCAGTTCGGCCTTGGCGATATTGCCGTCGCCCCCTTCGTCTACAACCTGCTGTCGATCCTCGACAGCTGGCAACCGCGTCCCCATCTGCAGCGCTGGTATCAGCAGATTAGCCAGCGTCCGGCCTGGCGCGAAGTGGTGCAGATCCCGGTCACCTGA
- a CDS encoding PQQ-dependent sugar dehydrogenase, protein MRPIPLLLLLSALSLPALSQAAVRVEVLQNRLAHPWSLAFLPGDQGMLITLRGGELKRWQPGKGLSAPIAGVPQVWANGQGGLLDVALAPDFAQSRRVWLSYAESDASGKAGTAVGYGQLSQDATQLTNFTVVFRQQPKLSVGNHFGGRLVFDGKGHLFIGLGENNQRPTAQDLGKLQGKVVRLTETGGVPPDNPFVGRADVRPEIWAYGIRNPQGMAMNPWSGALWLNEHGPRGGDEINIPQAGKNYGWPLATHGINYSGLPIPEARGKTVPGTEPPLHVWPVSPGVSGMAFYAAQTFPQWQHKLFIGALKETSLIVLAVDGNQVREEERLLEARGKRIRDVRVGPDGYLYVLTDESNGELLRLSPES, encoded by the coding sequence ATGCGTCCGATCCCGCTGCTGTTGCTATTGAGCGCCCTGTCGCTGCCGGCCCTGAGCCAGGCCGCGGTGCGGGTGGAAGTATTGCAGAACCGGCTGGCCCATCCGTGGAGCCTGGCGTTTCTCCCCGGCGACCAGGGCATGTTGATTACTCTGCGCGGCGGCGAGCTCAAGCGCTGGCAGCCGGGTAAAGGCCTGTCGGCGCCGATAGCCGGCGTGCCGCAGGTGTGGGCCAACGGCCAGGGAGGCTTACTGGACGTGGCGTTGGCCCCGGATTTCGCGCAGTCGCGGCGGGTGTGGCTAAGCTATGCGGAGAGCGACGCCAGCGGCAAAGCGGGCACCGCGGTGGGCTACGGGCAGTTGAGCCAGGATGCCACGCAGCTGACGAACTTCACCGTGGTGTTTCGCCAGCAGCCGAAACTCTCCGTCGGCAATCATTTTGGTGGCCGGCTGGTATTCGACGGCAAAGGGCATCTGTTTATTGGCCTCGGGGAGAACAATCAGCGTCCCACCGCTCAGGATCTCGGCAAGCTGCAGGGAAAAGTGGTCCGTCTGACGGAGACCGGGGGCGTTCCGCCGGATAACCCCTTTGTTGGCCGGGCCGACGTGAGGCCGGAGATCTGGGCCTACGGCATCCGCAATCCGCAGGGTATGGCGATGAATCCGTGGAGCGGGGCGCTGTGGCTGAACGAGCATGGTCCGCGCGGCGGGGATGAAATTAATATCCCGCAGGCGGGAAAAAACTACGGCTGGCCGCTGGCGACGCACGGCATTAACTACAGCGGCCTGCCCATTCCGGAGGCCAGGGGCAAGACGGTGCCGGGGACCGAGCCTCCCCTGCATGTCTGGCCGGTCTCACCGGGAGTGAGCGGGATGGCCTTTTACGCGGCGCAGACCTTTCCCCAGTGGCAACATAAGCTGTTTATCGGCGCGCTGAAGGAGACGTCGCTGATTGTTCTGGCGGTGGACGGCAATCAGGTCCGCGAGGAGGAGCGCCTGCTGGAGGCGCGCGGGAAACGGATCCGCGACGTCCGCGTGGGACCCGACGGCTATCTGTATGTGTTAACCGACGAGTCTAACGGCGAGCTATTGCGGCTGAGTCCGGAGAGTTAA
- the bssR gene encoding biofilm formation regulator BssR — MTVDRLYRHLLQKLINANIDIDAYLQLRKAKGYMSVSENDHLRENLFELCREMRAQAPRLQNVISPEERDALRLAGESVAAAAVCLMSGHHDCPLYIAVNVEKLERCLTGLTSNIHKLNKLSPIPHA; from the coding sequence ATGACCGTTGACAGACTATACCGCCACCTTTTGCAGAAGCTCATTAACGCCAATATCGATATTGACGCCTATCTGCAGCTGCGAAAGGCCAAAGGCTACATGTCAGTCAGCGAAAATGACCATCTGCGTGAAAACTTGTTTGAGCTTTGCCGTGAAATGCGTGCCCAGGCGCCGCGCCTGCAGAATGTCATTTCACCGGAGGAGAGGGATGCCCTTCGTTTGGCCGGCGAGTCCGTCGCCGCCGCTGCAGTATGCCTGATGAGCGGACATCATGATTGTCCGCTGTACATCGCTGTTAACGTAGAGAAGCTAGAACGCTGTCTGACAGGATTGACTTCAAATATTCATAAATTGAATAAATTGTCGCCAATCCCTCATGCCTGA
- a CDS encoding oligosaccharide MFS transporter produces MTPGKRNYLLLSLFDFLYLFAWSSTMAFFVIWTTQHLGISATKTGLLYSINAFIALLMQPFFGFISDKFGLKKRLIWLLVALLLPVGPFFIYVYAPLLMHSFWIGALLGGIYLGIIFNSGCGVIDSYIDKISRRYQFEYGRVRMWGSLGWAAAAWIVGKYIDSNPNLAFWLASLAIVIAAVCFMLTKIELTDADVARSESLKVSHALELAKNSQFWMLLIFTLFVTQIYDTYDQQFAQYFSLQFPTPEEGNRWYGILASIQVCGETLFLCLMPWFVNRTGAKWALIIAGLIMSVRIAGSAVPLGPVWIGAVKMMHALEKPLILVSVFKFIAANFDHKLSSTVYLLVLFVASIATAIYSPLAGYLYDTIGFADTYLILGGIAGLFTLISVFTLQDKREPKKPGVAPSGAVTPAQ; encoded by the coding sequence ATGACGCCCGGTAAAAGAAACTACCTTCTGTTGAGTCTTTTCGATTTCCTCTACCTGTTCGCCTGGTCGTCGACCATGGCTTTCTTTGTCATCTGGACCACCCAGCACCTTGGCATCAGCGCCACGAAAACCGGCCTGCTCTATTCGATCAACGCCTTTATCGCCCTGCTGATGCAGCCTTTCTTCGGCTTTATCTCCGACAAGTTCGGCCTGAAAAAACGCCTTATCTGGCTGCTGGTGGCGCTGCTCCTGCCGGTAGGCCCCTTCTTTATCTACGTTTACGCGCCGCTGCTGATGCATAGCTTCTGGATTGGCGCGCTGCTGGGGGGCATCTATCTGGGGATCATCTTTAACTCCGGCTGCGGGGTGATCGACTCTTATATCGATAAGATTTCCCGCCGCTACCAGTTCGAATACGGTCGGGTGCGGATGTGGGGCTCGTTAGGCTGGGCGGCCGCGGCCTGGATCGTCGGTAAATATATCGACAGCAATCCCAATCTGGCCTTCTGGCTCGCCAGCCTCGCCATCGTCATCGCCGCCGTCTGCTTTATGCTGACCAAAATCGAATTAACTGATGCCGATGTGGCGCGAAGCGAATCGCTGAAGGTCTCCCATGCCCTTGAGCTGGCGAAGAACAGCCAGTTCTGGATGCTGCTGATCTTTACCCTGTTCGTCACGCAGATTTATGACACCTACGATCAGCAATTTGCCCAGTACTTCTCGCTGCAATTCCCGACGCCGGAGGAAGGCAACCGCTGGTATGGGATCCTCGCCTCCATTCAGGTGTGCGGCGAAACGCTGTTCTTATGCCTGATGCCGTGGTTTGTTAACCGGACCGGCGCCAAATGGGCGCTGATCATTGCCGGGCTGATCATGTCGGTACGTATTGCTGGCTCGGCGGTGCCTCTCGGCCCGGTGTGGATTGGCGCAGTAAAAATGATGCATGCCCTGGAGAAACCGTTAATTCTGGTGTCGGTCTTTAAATTCATCGCCGCCAACTTCGACCACAAGCTCTCTTCAACAGTCTATTTACTGGTGCTGTTTGTCGCCTCGATCGCCACCGCCATCTACTCGCCGCTGGCAGGCTATCTGTACGATACCATTGGCTTCGCCGACACCTATCTGATCCTCGGCGGCATAGCCGGGCTCTTTACTCTGATCTCTGTCTTCACGCTGCAGGATAAGCGCGAGCCGAAAAAGCCCGGCGTCGCCCCCTCCGGAGCCGTCACCCCGGCGCAATAA
- the rimO gene encoding 30S ribosomal protein S12 methylthiotransferase RimO — translation MSNVTHQPKIGFVSLGCPKNLVDSERILTELRTEGYDVVPTYDNADMVIVNTCGFIDSAVQESLEAIGEALKENGKVIVTGCLGAKEDQIREVHPKVLEITGPHSYEQVLEHVHHYTPKPKHNPFLSLVPEQGVKLTPRHYAYLKISEGCNHRCTFCIIPSMRGDLVSRPIGEVLAEAKRLADAGVKELLVISQDTSAYGVDVKHRTGFHNGMPVKTSMVSLCEELAKLGIWVRLHYVYPYPHVDDVIPLMAEGKILPYLDIPLQHASPRILKLMKRPGSADRQLARIKQWREVCPDLTLRSTFIVGFPGETEEDFQMLLDFLKEARLDRVGCFKYSPVEGATANELADQVPEEVKEERWNRFMQLQQQISAERLQEKVGREILVLVDEVDEEGAIGRSMADAPEIDGAVYLNGETRVKPGDVVRVKVEHADEYDLWGTRI, via the coding sequence ATGAGCAATGTCACGCACCAGCCGAAAATCGGCTTCGTCTCCCTGGGCTGCCCGAAAAACCTCGTGGACTCAGAGCGTATCCTGACCGAACTGCGCACCGAAGGTTATGACGTCGTACCTACCTACGACAACGCCGATATGGTGATCGTTAACACCTGCGGCTTTATCGACAGCGCTGTGCAGGAATCGCTGGAAGCGATCGGCGAAGCGTTGAAAGAGAACGGCAAGGTGATCGTCACCGGCTGTCTCGGCGCAAAAGAGGATCAGATCCGCGAAGTGCACCCGAAGGTGCTGGAGATCACCGGTCCGCACAGCTATGAGCAGGTGCTGGAGCACGTCCACCACTATACGCCAAAGCCGAAGCACAACCCGTTCCTGAGCCTGGTGCCGGAACAGGGTGTTAAGCTGACGCCGCGCCACTACGCCTACTTAAAAATTTCCGAAGGCTGCAACCATCGCTGCACCTTCTGCATTATTCCGTCCATGCGCGGCGATCTGGTGAGCCGTCCGATTGGCGAAGTGCTGGCGGAAGCCAAACGCCTCGCTGACGCTGGCGTGAAAGAGCTGCTGGTGATTTCGCAGGACACCTCCGCCTACGGCGTCGACGTCAAGCACCGCACCGGTTTCCACAACGGTATGCCGGTGAAGACCAGCATGGTCAGCCTGTGCGAAGAGCTGGCGAAGCTCGGCATCTGGGTGCGCCTGCACTATGTCTACCCGTACCCGCACGTCGACGATGTGATCCCGCTGATGGCGGAAGGCAAAATTCTGCCGTACCTCGATATTCCGCTGCAGCACGCCAGCCCGCGTATCCTGAAGCTGATGAAGCGTCCAGGATCCGCGGACCGTCAGCTGGCGCGCATCAAGCAGTGGCGTGAAGTCTGCCCGGATCTGACCCTGCGCTCCACCTTTATCGTGGGCTTCCCGGGCGAAACGGAAGAAGATTTCCAGATGCTGCTCGACTTCCTGAAAGAGGCGCGTCTCGACCGCGTCGGCTGCTTCAAGTACAGCCCGGTTGAAGGCGCCACCGCCAATGAGCTGGCGGACCAGGTGCCGGAAGAGGTGAAAGAGGAGCGCTGGAACCGCTTTATGCAGCTGCAGCAGCAGATCTCTGCCGAGCGTCTGCAGGAAAAAGTGGGCCGCGAAATCCTGGTGCTGGTGGATGAAGTGGATGAAGAAGGCGCCATTGGCCGCAGCATGGCCGACGCCCCGGAAATCGACGGCGCGGTCTACCTGAACGGCGAAACCCGCGTTAAGCCGGGCGACGTGGTGCGGGTGAAAGTCGAGCACGCCGACGAATACGATCTGTGGGGAACCCGGATCTAG